Proteins encoded in a region of the Nocardia asteroides genome:
- a CDS encoding MCE family protein → MRSTRALIGFSLFAVVAIALTYTIWSTLQRSVEGRTQPYSAVFSDVLGLRVGDDVRAAGVRIGRVDKIDFTDGYLARVDFRLEDGQRLTTTTKAMVRYQNLIGQRYVALAAGDGAGTVLEAGAQIPLERTEPSFDVSALLSGFEPLFGVLQPDQVNSLSETLIQALQGSQVSLSALITQAAQLAGTFGQRDEILGEVLGNLSSVVTGLAHRSDELETLLTQARALMEGLYAQGESLKHSVDRVAGTTDSLTRLVMQVKPGLATAQREATTGVALLLLNGASLDQAAVELPTVLNGIARFTGYGAYGNAYLCSLDISLWGVLLPPGLFSQVGGDSHSEVCR, encoded by the coding sequence ATGAGATCCACCAGAGCGCTGATCGGTTTCAGCTTGTTCGCGGTCGTGGCGATCGCCCTCACCTACACCATCTGGTCCACTTTGCAGCGATCGGTCGAGGGGCGCACCCAGCCCTACTCGGCGGTGTTCTCCGATGTGCTCGGCTTGCGCGTCGGCGACGACGTCCGCGCGGCGGGCGTGCGGATCGGCCGGGTGGACAAGATCGACTTCACCGACGGGTACCTGGCCAGAGTCGATTTCCGGCTCGAGGACGGGCAGCGGCTGACCACGACGACAAAGGCGATGGTCCGCTACCAGAACCTGATCGGGCAGCGCTACGTGGCCTTGGCCGCGGGCGATGGGGCGGGGACGGTGCTGGAGGCGGGCGCGCAGATCCCGCTGGAGCGGACCGAGCCCTCGTTCGACGTGTCCGCGCTGCTGTCGGGCTTCGAGCCGCTGTTCGGCGTGCTGCAACCCGATCAGGTGAACTCGTTGTCGGAGACGCTGATCCAGGCGTTACAGGGCAGCCAGGTGTCGCTCAGCGCCTTGATCACGCAGGCGGCGCAGCTGGCGGGCACGTTCGGTCAGCGGGACGAGATCCTGGGCGAGGTGCTGGGCAACCTCAGCAGTGTGGTGACCGGTCTGGCCCATCGCAGCGACGAGTTGGAGACGCTGCTCACCCAGGCGCGCGCGCTGATGGAGGGGTTGTACGCGCAGGGCGAGAGCCTGAAGCACTCCGTCGACCGGGTCGCGGGCACCACCGACTCGCTCACCCGCTTGGTGATGCAGGTCAAGCCGGGGCTGGCGACCGCCCAGCGGGAAGCCACGACGGGTGTGGCGCTGCTGCTGCTCAACGGCGCCTCGCTGGACCAGGCAGCGGTGGAGTTGCCCACGGTGCTCAACGGCATCGCCCGCTTCACCGGCTACGGGGCATACGGCAACGCCTACCTGTGCAGCCTCGACATCTCGCTGTGGGGCGTGCTGCTGCCACCGGGACTGTTCTCACAGGTGGGCGGCGATTCGCATTCGGAGGTCTGCCGGTGA